One Parvularculales bacterium DNA window includes the following coding sequences:
- a CDS encoding adenylosuccinate synthase: protein MVNVVVVGSQWGDEGKGKVVDWLSSRADGVVRFQGGHNAGHTLVVDGVTYKLSLLPSGVVRTGKLSIIGNGVVIDPWALMEEIERVRAQGIEISPDNLRIAENATLILPFHKTLDHLRESGLKGLRLGTTGRGIGPAYEDKVGRRALRVMDLSDSAVLDERLTRLLHHHNALRCGLGEPEIKMAPLKAELEDMALRLLPFVAPVWRLLDNMRRAGKRLLFEGAQGAMLDIDHGTYPYVTSSNTVAGQAALGAGVAPGALDHVLGITKAYTTRVGEGPFPSEQDNETGRSLGERGHEFGTVTGRERRCGWFDAVLVRQAVLVSGIDGIALTKLDVLDGLPELKICVGYMLDGTPIDHLPAATAQQARVKPVYRTMHGWEESTNRAQSWNDLPANAIKYVRCIEELIKTPVTMLSTGPDRDDTILVRDPFVG from the coding sequence CCAATGGGGTGACGAAGGAAAGGGTAAAGTAGTTGACTGGCTCAGCTCTCGCGCTGATGGAGTTGTGCGGTTTCAGGGGGGACACAATGCAGGTCATACGTTGGTAGTTGACGGGGTTACGTATAAACTCTCCTTGTTGCCGTCCGGTGTGGTGCGAACTGGTAAATTATCCATTATAGGCAATGGGGTTGTTATTGATCCATGGGCGTTGATGGAAGAAATAGAGCGGGTGAGAGCCCAAGGCATAGAGATTTCTCCAGATAATTTGCGCATCGCTGAAAACGCTACGTTGATTTTGCCATTTCATAAAACCCTTGATCATCTGCGGGAAAGTGGTCTTAAGGGGTTGCGTCTTGGTACGACGGGTCGGGGTATTGGCCCCGCATATGAGGATAAAGTAGGCAGACGTGCTCTGCGGGTTATGGATTTAAGCGATTCTGCGGTGTTGGATGAACGTCTTACACGTTTGCTTCATCATCATAACGCTCTGCGCTGTGGTTTAGGAGAGCCAGAGATTAAAATGGCGCCTCTTAAAGCCGAGTTAGAGGATATGGCTTTACGGCTTTTACCGTTTGTTGCACCGGTTTGGCGGTTACTGGACAATATGCGCCGTGCTGGAAAGCGTTTGCTTTTTGAAGGCGCACAGGGGGCGATGCTAGATATTGACCATGGCACATATCCGTATGTGACATCTTCTAACACGGTAGCCGGTCAAGCAGCACTGGGGGCGGGAGTTGCGCCGGGTGCGTTGGATCATGTTTTGGGCATCACCAAGGCTTACACTACCCGCGTTGGAGAGGGACCATTTCCCAGCGAGCAAGATAATGAAACGGGCCGCTCGTTGGGAGAGCGAGGTCACGAATTTGGTACGGTTACAGGGCGGGAGCGACGGTGTGGGTGGTTTGATGCAGTTTTAGTACGTCAGGCGGTTTTAGTTTCTGGTATTGATGGTATTGCGTTGACGAAACTAGATGTGCTGGATGGTTTGCCAGAGTTGAAAATATGCGTGGGCTATATGTTGGACGGCACACCTATAGACCATTTACCTGCGGCAACTGCGCAACAAGCGCGGGTTAAGCCAGTTTATCGCACCATGCATGGGTGGGAGGAAAGCACAAACAGGGCGCAATCGTGGAACGACCTACCCGCTAATGCCATAAAATATGTTCGGTGCATAGAAGAGCTTATTAAAACACCGGTGACAATGCTTTCCACGGGGCCAGATAGAGATGATACAATTCTAGTGCGTGATCCTTTTGTTGGATGA